A genome region from Arachidicoccus soli includes the following:
- the fucP gene encoding L-fucose:H+ symporter permease, giving the protein MSKNKYLFPFILVTSLFFLWGFAYGLLDVLNKHFQVTLNITKTRSTLLQAAYFGAYFLIGLIGTFVNKFDYKKGIIFGLLMFSLGAFLFYPAANASSFNYFLIALFILAAGCACLETTANPYVTVLGNPATSANRLNLSQCFNGVGSFFGPIIASQIFFSNGNSDNLDSVKNVYLIIAVVVLLISFLFMRTELPEIKEDVVEQLSEAEDKKPLSSHKHFITGVIAQFFYVAAQVGVAAFFINYCTESGVKIDNAFASKLLSIALVLFAGGRFIGTALMRKIAANKLLTIYSIVNVILCFFVIFHLAWISVYALIIIFLFESIMFPTIFALGLKGIGTHTKKGASFMIMSIVGGALVPYFMGVLSDKYSTATSYIIPLVCFVIVAWYGWRGYRVKGNNESVQVDFAKH; this is encoded by the coding sequence ATGTCAAAAAACAAGTATCTCTTTCCATTTATTTTGGTGACTTCTTTGTTTTTTCTTTGGGGCTTTGCTTATGGCTTATTAGATGTGTTGAATAAGCATTTTCAAGTAACATTAAACATTACAAAAACAAGATCTACATTATTGCAAGCAGCCTATTTTGGTGCTTATTTTCTAATTGGTTTGATAGGTACTTTTGTTAATAAATTTGATTATAAAAAAGGAATTATTTTTGGCTTGCTGATGTTTTCTCTTGGTGCATTTTTGTTTTATCCGGCAGCGAATGCTTCCAGTTTTAATTATTTCTTGATCGCCTTATTTATTTTAGCAGCAGGATGCGCCTGCTTGGAAACAACTGCCAATCCCTATGTAACTGTCCTGGGTAACCCCGCTACTTCGGCCAATCGTTTAAATTTGAGCCAATGTTTTAATGGCGTCGGTTCATTCTTCGGGCCTATTATTGCCAGTCAAATATTTTTCTCGAATGGCAATAGTGATAATCTTGATTCTGTAAAAAATGTTTATTTAATTATTGCCGTTGTAGTATTGCTTATTTCTTTTTTATTTATGCGTACTGAGCTACCGGAGATAAAAGAAGATGTGGTAGAACAGCTTTCAGAAGCAGAAGATAAAAAACCGCTTTCTTCTCATAAGCATTTTATAACTGGTGTGATAGCGCAGTTTTTTTATGTAGCGGCACAAGTGGGTGTGGCGGCGTTTTTTATTAATTATTGTACAGAGAGTGGGGTAAAAATAGATAATGCTTTCGCATCAAAATTATTATCTATCGCCCTGGTTTTATTTGCAGGTGGAAGATTTATTGGAACTGCATTAATGCGCAAAATTGCAGCAAATAAGTTATTGACCATTTATTCAATTGTGAATGTGATATTATGCTTTTTTGTTATTTTTCACTTAGCTTGGATATCAGTGTATGCTTTAATTATTATCTTTTTGTTTGAGTCTATTATGTTTCCTACAATTTTTGCATTGGGGCTAAAAGGAATAGGCACACATACGAAAAAAGGCGCCTCTTTTATGATTATGTCTATCGTTGGCGGTGCGCTCGTACCTTATTTTATGGGTGTCTTATCTGATAAATATTCTACTGCAACATCTTATATTATTCCATTGGTTTGTTTTGTCATCGTTGCCTGGTACGGTTGGAGAGGTTATCGCGTGAAAGGTAATAATGAAAGCGTTCAAGTTGATTTTGCAAAGCATTAA
- a CDS encoding MarR family winged helix-turn-helix transcriptional regulator — MNTENPYLDEIKGMLTYHIHRISHLIQLKGGQVMKEKEIPIDMDQLPVLMCVFLGEGISQQEVAGYCDRDKASVKRTLTVFEKKGLIKITPNAEDKRKTIVQTTDAGNFITEQIREMIREAEKEIFSFLNKKERKELLENLQRILSKIESAGCEKM, encoded by the coding sequence ATGAATACAGAGAACCCGTATTTAGATGAGATTAAAGGAATGCTTACTTATCATATTCATCGTATAAGTCATCTTATTCAGTTGAAGGGAGGTCAGGTGATGAAAGAAAAGGAGATTCCTATTGATATGGATCAATTGCCGGTATTAATGTGTGTATTTCTTGGTGAAGGTATTTCACAACAGGAAGTAGCAGGGTATTGTGATAGAGATAAAGCATCTGTAAAGCGTACGCTTACTGTATTTGAGAAGAAGGGGCTAATAAAGATTACACCCAATGCGGAAGATAAGCGGAAAACGATTGTACAAACCACAGATGCAGGAAACTTCATTACAGAACAAATAAGAGAAATGATTCGCGAGGCGGAGAAAGAGATTTTTTCATTCTTGAATAAGAAAGAAAGAAAAGAATTGTTGGAAAACTTACAGCGCATTCTTTCGAAAATAGAAAGTGCGGGTTGTGAGAAAATGTAA
- a CDS encoding bifunctional nuclease family protein: MKKIELEIVALSHSMSGTQSYAVVLGELNGLRKLPIVIGSFEAQAIAVALERMKPTRPLTHDLIKNFTTAFNIELIEVVINDLQEGVFYSTLVCMSDRQTAEIDSRTSDAIALAVRFGCPIYTYEHILDSASLVIEDSNVSNPAEQPTEPQTQNTIKNSNENLSRLNIEELQNMLNQVLEAEDYIKAAAIRDEINRRKR; the protein is encoded by the coding sequence ATGAAAAAAATTGAATTGGAAATAGTCGCACTATCGCATAGCATGTCTGGCACGCAATCTTATGCGGTTGTGTTAGGTGAATTAAATGGTTTAAGAAAGTTGCCTATTGTCATTGGCAGCTTTGAAGCACAGGCCATCGCAGTTGCACTGGAGCGAATGAAACCTACTCGGCCATTGACACATGATTTAATTAAAAACTTTACAACTGCCTTTAATATAGAACTAATTGAAGTTGTCATCAACGACTTGCAAGAAGGCGTTTTTTATTCTACCTTGGTTTGTATGAGTGACCGGCAAACAGCTGAAATAGATAGTCGTACCAGTGATGCCATCGCGTTGGCCGTCCGTTTTGGTTGCCCTATTTATACCTATGAACATATTTTGGATAGTGCAAGTCTTGTCATCGAAGACAGTAATGTGTCTAATCCTGCCGAGCAGCCTACAGAACCACAAACGCAGAATACCATTAAAAATAGTAATGAAAATCTTTCCAGATTGAATATAGAGGAATTACAAAATATGCTCAATCAGGTTTTAGAAGCCGAAGACTATATAAAAGCTGCAGCTATTCGTGATGAAATCAATCGCAGAAAAAGATAA
- a CDS encoding L-rhamnose mutarotase, translating to MKQYALALDLKDDEVLIQEYEDYHQNIWPEIRKSIVDSGIEDMQIFRTGNRLFMLMAVNDNFSFEAKGKADADNEKVQEWENLMWKFQQPLPWAKEGEKWVLMDKIFALK from the coding sequence ATGAAACAATACGCATTAGCTTTAGATTTAAAAGATGATGAAGTACTTATTCAAGAATATGAAGATTATCACCAAAATATTTGGCCGGAGATAAGAAAAAGTATTGTTGACTCAGGAATAGAAGACATGCAAATATTTCGTACAGGTAATCGCCTTTTTATGTTAATGGCCGTAAATGATAATTTCTCTTTTGAAGCAAAGGGGAAGGCCGATGCTGACAATGAGAAAGTACAAGAATGGGAAAATCTGATGTGGAAATTTCAGCAACCTTTGCCTTGGGCAAAAGAAGGGGAAAAATGGGTTTTGATGGATAAAATTTTTGCATTGAAATAA
- a CDS encoding efflux RND transporter permease subunit, giving the protein MSALENFKTKFKEFKPTSWSISNKTAIYLMMLFVTLAGIYQFATLPKEQFPDIVIPTIYVQTVYVGNSPKDMENLVTRPIEKQIKAITGAKINKFTSTSQQDYSAIIVEFDTKVKTEVALQKVKDAIDKAKQDLPTDLTEEPTALEVNLSDQPIMYVNLSGDYDMTKLKKYADDLKDKLEDIPQLNRVDIVGAPEREFQIDVDNYKMQSAGVTFNDISNAVKGENLDISGGLLDVGNMQRNLQLKGQFKTKYDLEKVVIRNTKGAPIYLKDIATIKDTTRDAESFARLDGKNVVTLNIIKRSGENLIETSEAVQQAVKDAKGSIYPSDLKVVVTGDQSIKTKSSFNDLVNSIVIGFILVLVVLMFFMGVTNAFFVALSVPLSMFVAFVLLPGADLIIGTHVTLNFIVLFALLFGLGIIVDDAIVVIENTHRIFTEGKGKLPITTATKMAAGEIFVPVLAGTLTTLAPFFPLLFWPGIIGRFMVYLPTMLIFTLGASLLVAFIMNPVFAVDFMNHPEGEKEAKSAIFKKPVFWIVIGLGILLDLFGATFLGNLLIFFMLLVILYRYVLDGAIHSFQNKVLPWIMSHYENLLKWALKGWRPVHLLLGTVGMLFLSIFLFSASVNSGRTGIEFFPKTDPNQIFVYLKLPVGTRVEYTDSVTKVLEGKVDKILGIDYKTGKTNPIVESVISNVAIGAADPSSGDRSTRSELGRVQVNFVEYAKRNGKDTKPYLDEIRAAMNGIPGAQITVDQESSGPPTDPPINIEVSSDNFDNLVKTAVNLKNFLDSIQVPGVEDLKMDVDLNNPELTLTVNRELAMSEGVSSAQIGQAIRTALFGLEVSKIKDGKDEYKIQLRSDELQRQNLSNLLNMNISFRDIASGGAIKNIPIGTLVKVEPTSTFGSIKRKNEKRVITLISNVLTTKGYNATAVNKVISDHIKDFKGKADGVTIKQTGEGEQQAETGAFLGNALLIALGLILLTLVIQFNSVSKSVIILTEIVFSVIGVLLGITIFGMKASVLMTGLGVVGLAGIVVKNGILVVEFADELRSRGLKTRDAVIQAGKTRIIPVLLTAVAAILGFIPIAVGFNINFITLFSELNPHIFFGGDNVAFWKPLSWTIIFGLAFAFFMTLIIVPSMYLIAERLKRPMRKLFGGKWISFMGIPPLTLIFIPLMIITYLKHRRDVRRRARRLNNNKGSSETWIRSWF; this is encoded by the coding sequence ATGAGTGCATTAGAAAATTTTAAAACAAAGTTTAAGGAATTTAAGCCTACGTCTTGGAGTATTAGCAACAAAACAGCTATCTATCTGATGATGCTTTTTGTGACGCTGGCGGGCATTTATCAGTTTGCAACACTTCCTAAAGAACAATTTCCGGATATTGTAATTCCTACCATTTATGTACAAACTGTATATGTGGGGAACTCTCCAAAAGATATGGAGAATTTGGTAACTAGGCCTATTGAAAAGCAGATTAAAGCCATTACAGGTGCAAAGATTAATAAATTTACCAGCACTTCTCAGCAGGATTATTCGGCAATTATTGTAGAATTCGATACAAAGGTAAAAACAGAAGTTGCACTGCAAAAAGTAAAAGATGCCATAGATAAAGCCAAACAAGATTTACCTACCGATCTTACGGAAGAGCCTACGGCATTGGAGGTAAACCTAAGTGATCAACCTATCATGTATGTAAACTTGAGCGGTGATTATGACATGACAAAACTGAAGAAATATGCGGATGATCTGAAAGATAAATTGGAAGATATTCCGCAATTGAATAGAGTGGATATTGTAGGTGCTCCTGAAAGAGAGTTTCAGATTGATGTAGACAATTATAAAATGCAAAGCGCCGGTGTTACTTTTAATGATATCAGCAATGCGGTAAAAGGAGAAAACTTAGATATTAGTGGCGGTTTGCTGGATGTAGGTAATATGCAAAGAAATTTGCAACTTAAGGGGCAGTTTAAAACTAAATACGATCTTGAGAAAGTAGTTATCCGCAACACCAAGGGCGCTCCTATTTATTTAAAAGATATTGCAACCATAAAAGATACTACGAGAGATGCAGAAAGCTTTGCGCGTCTAGATGGTAAAAATGTGGTTACCTTAAACATCATAAAACGTAGTGGTGAAAATTTAATTGAAACAAGTGAAGCAGTACAACAAGCGGTAAAAGATGCAAAAGGATCAATTTATCCGAGCGATTTAAAAGTTGTCGTTACAGGTGATCAGAGTATCAAGACAAAATCCTCTTTCAACGATTTAGTAAACTCTATTGTTATTGGCTTTATTTTGGTATTAGTAGTGTTGATGTTTTTTATGGGTGTAACCAATGCTTTCTTTGTCGCATTGAGTGTGCCCTTAAGTATGTTTGTCGCTTTTGTCCTACTGCCGGGAGCTGACTTGATTATAGGAACCCATGTTACCTTGAATTTTATTGTGCTTTTTGCCCTCTTATTTGGACTGGGTATTATAGTGGACGATGCTATTGTGGTAATCGAAAATACGCATCGTATTTTTACCGAAGGGAAAGGGAAATTGCCTATTACTACGGCTACAAAAATGGCCGCCGGAGAAATCTTTGTTCCTGTTTTAGCTGGTACACTTACCACCTTGGCACCCTTCTTCCCCTTATTATTCTGGCCGGGTATTATCGGTAGATTTATGGTGTATTTACCGACCATGCTCATCTTTACATTAGGTGCTTCTTTACTGGTAGCCTTTATAATGAATCCTGTGTTTGCGGTAGATTTTATGAATCACCCTGAAGGAGAGAAGGAAGCTAAATCGGCTATTTTTAAGAAACCTGTTTTCTGGATAGTAATCGGCTTGGGCATCTTACTCGATTTATTTGGGGCTACTTTCTTAGGCAACCTGCTTATATTCTTTATGCTTTTGGTTATACTGTATCGTTACGTATTAGATGGGGCAATACATTCATTCCAAAACAAAGTGTTACCCTGGATCATGAGCCATTATGAAAATCTATTAAAATGGGCGTTAAAAGGTTGGAGGCCGGTACATTTACTTTTGGGAACTGTAGGGATGTTGTTCTTGTCTATATTTTTATTTAGCGCTTCTGTAAATTCCGGAAGAACCGGAATTGAATTCTTCCCTAAAACAGATCCGAATCAAATATTTGTTTATTTAAAATTACCGGTGGGTACAAGAGTTGAATATACCGATTCTGTTACAAAGGTTTTGGAAGGGAAAGTAGATAAGATTTTAGGCATCGACTATAAAACAGGAAAAACAAATCCGATAGTTGAAAGCGTTATTAGCAATGTGGCTATTGGCGCGGCCGATCCTTCATCTGGTGACAGGAGTACGCGCAGTGAACTTGGAAGGGTACAGGTTAATTTTGTAGAATATGCTAAACGTAATGGTAAAGATACCAAACCTTATCTTGATGAGATACGGGCGGCGATGAATGGTATTCCTGGTGCACAAATTACAGTCGATCAAGAGAGCTCAGGCCCTCCAACAGATCCACCTATTAATATAGAAGTTTCAAGTGATAATTTTGACAACTTGGTAAAAACAGCGGTCAATCTTAAGAACTTTTTGGATAGTATTCAGGTACCTGGGGTAGAAGATTTGAAGATGGATGTAGACTTAAATAACCCTGAATTGACCTTGACGGTTAATAGAGAGCTCGCTATGTCAGAAGGTGTCTCTTCTGCACAAATTGGTCAGGCTATTCGTACAGCTTTATTCGGGTTAGAAGTTTCAAAAATTAAAGACGGAAAAGATGAGTACAAGATTCAACTGAGAAGCGATGAGTTGCAGCGGCAAAATTTATCAAATTTGCTCAATATGAATATTTCTTTTAGAGATATTGCGAGTGGTGGGGCCATCAAAAATATTCCAATAGGAACATTGGTGAAGGTAGAACCTACGAGCACTTTTGGCAGCATCAAAAGAAAAAATGAGAAAAGGGTTATTACTTTAATCTCCAATGTATTAACGACTAAAGGATACAATGCAACGGCTGTTAATAAGGTAATTAGCGATCATATTAAAGACTTTAAAGGAAAAGCTGATGGGGTTACTATTAAGCAAACAGGAGAAGGAGAGCAACAGGCAGAAACAGGGGCTTTCTTGGGGAATGCCTTATTGATCGCACTTGGGTTGATACTGTTGACATTGGTTATCCAGTTTAATTCTGTGAGTAAGTCGGTGATTATCCTTACTGAAATAGTCTTTAGTGTTATTGGTGTGTTGTTGGGTATTACTATTTTCGGTATGAAAGCATCTGTATTAATGACGGGTTTAGGCGTTGTGGGATTGGCCGGTATCGTTGTGAAAAATGGTATTCTTGTTGTTGAATTTGCCGATGAATTGCGCAGTCGCGGCTTGAAAACCAGAGATGCTGTCATACAGGCGGGAAAAACACGTATCATTCCGGTATTGCTTACGGCTGTGGCAGCGATACTAGGATTTATTCCCATTGCTGTAGGCTTCAATATCAATTTTATTACATTATTTTCTGAGTTAAATCCACATATTTTCTTTGGTGGTGATAATGTGGCATTCTGGAAACCACTTAGCTGGACCATTATATTTGGACTTGCTTTTGCCTTCTTTATGACATTGATTATTGTTCCAAGTATGTATTTAATCGCCGAAAGGCTAAAACGCCCGATGCGTAAATTATTTGGTGGTAAATGGATAAGCTTTATGGGTATTCCACCTTTAACCTTAATCTTTATTCCTTTAATGATTATAACGTATTTGAAACATCGCAGAGATGTAAGAAGGAGAGCAAGGAGATTAAATAACAATAAGGGTTCGAGTGAAACTTGGATTAGGAGTTGGTTTTAA
- a CDS encoding alpha-L-fucosidase, with the protein MKQKIYAIFGFVLFFMVTVNAQYQSNWQSLDKRPVPEWYQDAKFGIFIHWGVYSVPAYSPVGSYAEWYQHELKSGKADNAVVKYQKEKYGNQSYYDLAKYFKAELFNPTAWANLFEKSGAKYVVLTSKHHDGFCLWPSKEADRDWSFPWNATEVGPKQDLIKELFTAIRKTDVKPGLYYSLYEWYNPLYLKDPKAYAKTHAIAQMKDLIDNYHPAVLWTDGDWDQTDTTWQSTNFLSWLYNDSPVKDSIVTYDRWGRGVRFHHGEVYTPEYSPDINFDGHYFEESQGMGYSYGFNIAENATDYSSAQALILELSDIVSRGGNFLLDIGPTADGTIPAIMQERLLQIGKWLSVNGEAIYGTRPWKNSCQWSAGNRNYEIKRKGSVLLKETIDPDPGYAVKQMFFTYKADDLYCILPMYPENNKITIKNVSLQKNAKITLLATGQNLSWKKVGENIEVSLPAYHPNKIKVADAYVLKMAGVIK; encoded by the coding sequence ATGAAACAAAAGATATACGCAATATTTGGATTTGTACTTTTCTTCATGGTTACTGTCAATGCACAATACCAGTCTAATTGGCAATCACTAGATAAACGACCTGTTCCGGAATGGTATCAGGATGCTAAGTTTGGTATTTTTATTCATTGGGGGGTGTATTCGGTTCCTGCTTATTCACCTGTAGGAAGTTATGCAGAATGGTATCAACACGAACTTAAAAGTGGCAAGGCGGACAATGCTGTAGTGAAATATCAGAAAGAGAAATACGGCAATCAGAGCTATTATGATTTGGCAAAATATTTTAAAGCTGAATTATTCAACCCTACAGCTTGGGCTAATTTATTTGAAAAGTCGGGCGCAAAATATGTTGTACTTACTTCCAAACATCACGATGGTTTCTGTCTTTGGCCAAGTAAAGAAGCAGACAGAGACTGGAGTTTCCCATGGAACGCAACGGAGGTAGGACCAAAACAAGATTTAATTAAAGAATTGTTTACAGCAATTCGTAAAACCGATGTAAAACCAGGCCTATATTATTCTCTATATGAATGGTATAATCCCTTATACCTAAAGGATCCAAAGGCTTATGCCAAAACGCATGCGATTGCTCAAATGAAAGATTTAATCGACAATTATCACCCGGCTGTTTTGTGGACAGACGGTGATTGGGATCAAACTGATACAACTTGGCAATCCACCAATTTTTTATCCTGGCTATACAATGATAGTCCTGTTAAAGACAGTATTGTGACTTACGATAGATGGGGAAGAGGTGTGCGTTTTCATCATGGCGAAGTGTATACGCCTGAATATTCACCTGACATAAATTTTGATGGACATTATTTTGAAGAAAGTCAGGGAATGGGTTATTCCTATGGGTTTAATATTGCAGAAAACGCAACTGACTACAGCTCTGCGCAAGCATTAATTCTCGAATTGTCGGATATTGTAAGCCGTGGTGGGAATTTCCTATTAGATATTGGCCCCACCGCTGATGGAACTATACCTGCGATAATGCAAGAACGTTTGCTGCAGATAGGCAAGTGGCTATCCGTAAATGGAGAAGCTATTTATGGTACACGCCCCTGGAAGAATTCTTGTCAATGGTCTGCCGGCAATAGAAATTATGAAATTAAAAGAAAGGGTTCGGTATTATTAAAAGAGACAATTGATCCGGATCCCGGTTACGCAGTAAAACAAATGTTTTTTACTTATAAAGCAGATGATCTGTATTGTATCCTACCAATGTATCCAGAGAACAATAAAATAACAATAAAAAATGTATCTCTACAAAAAAATGCAAAAATTACACTTTTGGCAACGGGGCAGAATCTTTCTTGGAAAAAAGTAGGTGAGAATATAGAAGTCTCATTGCCCGCTTATCATCCAAATAAAATAAAGGTAGCAGATGCTTATGTGTTAAAAATGGCAGGAGTGATTAAATAG
- a CDS encoding efflux RND transporter periplasmic adaptor subunit, translated as MNTIVKSTFVALFFATLASCGGSSKGGNNTLDAKKAELAKLKTQSQRDNEKMQALEDEIAKMDTSAASTANMKLVATTPLALKSFSHYIKLQGTVDANNISYITPRNGGGQVKAIYVKQGDHVHKGQLLLKLDDAVLTQQVATAKQQAGAIKAQLSLAKTVYQKTKNLYDQGIGTEVNLLTNKTQVTTLENQLEQVNEQVKLADAQLNTTNVYSDVNGVANIVDIRVGEVFTGVTAAGPQIEIVNNSDLKVVSTMPENYLNAIHKGSKVLISFPDLNKTITSSVSFVGAAIDANTRGFSVEAKLPADASFKPNQVAILQFEDYSVANAIAIPLNTLQTDGSGKFVYVAVMENGKLIARKRVVTIGRLNDDTVEIKSGLKTGDVLITEGYSGLYDGQQITTS; from the coding sequence ATGAATACAATAGTAAAATCAACATTTGTCGCATTATTTTTCGCTACCCTAGCTTCATGTGGTGGAAGTTCAAAAGGCGGAAATAATACATTAGATGCCAAGAAAGCTGAGCTTGCCAAACTAAAAACACAATCCCAAAGGGATAATGAGAAGATGCAAGCATTAGAGGATGAAATTGCAAAAATGGATACCAGTGCTGCAAGCACCGCTAATATGAAACTGGTGGCGACTACCCCTTTAGCGCTGAAAAGTTTTTCACATTATATAAAGTTACAGGGTACGGTAGACGCAAATAATATCTCCTATATAACACCGAGAAATGGTGGCGGACAAGTGAAAGCAATTTATGTAAAGCAAGGTGATCATGTACATAAAGGACAACTACTTTTAAAATTAGATGATGCTGTATTGACCCAGCAGGTAGCTACCGCTAAACAACAAGCCGGCGCTATCAAGGCTCAATTGTCTTTGGCTAAAACGGTGTATCAGAAAACGAAGAACTTGTATGACCAAGGTATCGGTACAGAAGTAAATTTACTCACCAACAAAACGCAAGTGACAACGCTGGAAAATCAGTTGGAACAAGTAAACGAACAAGTAAAATTGGCCGATGCGCAATTGAATACAACAAATGTATATAGCGATGTAAATGGTGTGGCGAATATTGTAGATATACGTGTCGGAGAAGTATTTACAGGCGTTACTGCTGCGGGGCCGCAAATTGAAATTGTGAACAATAGCGATCTTAAAGTAGTGAGCACAATGCCTGAGAATTATTTGAATGCGATTCATAAAGGCAGTAAAGTTTTGATAAGTTTTCCGGATTTAAATAAAACGATTACTTCTTCTGTAAGCTTTGTAGGCGCAGCTATTGATGCCAATACACGTGGTTTTTCTGTAGAGGCTAAATTACCTGCTGATGCATCTTTTAAACCCAATCAAGTGGCAATTTTACAATTTGAAGATTATAGTGTGGCAAATGCAATTGCCATTCCTTTAAATACTTTACAAACGGACGGTAGCGGGAAATTTGTATATGTAGCCGTTATGGAGAACGGGAAGCTTATAGCGCGTAAACGCGTAGTAACCATTGGCCGACTGAATGATGATACAGTGGAGATAAAATCGGGTTTAAAAACCGGAGATGTATTAATTACAGAGGGGTATAGTGGTTTGTATGATGGTCAACAAATTACCACATCTTAG
- a CDS encoding TolC family protein: protein MKKLIVNVFSALLVFMTSISMVQSQQVYRFSVQEAVDYAKQNSVQVKNALLDYKIQNETNNQITAQAYPQLSLSGNAQDYLDIPTQLVPAEFFGGKPGTYEPIQFGTKYMVTGNITASQLLFDGQVFVGLQARKTALELAQKQTEVSEEMIKANVEKIYYQLVVGKQQISTLTANIERTSNLLKDTKAMFKQGFAEKLDIDKLNVQLSNLETEKSKAQSQLDAGNSGLKFLMNLPQKDSLILTDSITEDKIKEGMLNNDYNYTDRKDYQALETSRKLGEFNIKRYKLSQIPKLSLIGSYSKNAQRNDFSFFKGGAEGNWYTNSYIGLNLSYSIFDGFSRRSNLRMAKLDLQKTDNNMEQLRASIDNDVTQAKVQISNAILTMDNQKQNMLLAEDVYNTTKKKFEAGVGSNQEIYNAEADLKTAQNNYYSALYDAIIAKINYLQATGKL, encoded by the coding sequence ATGAAAAAATTGATTGTTAACGTATTTAGTGCTTTGCTTGTTTTTATGACAAGTATTTCTATGGTTCAATCGCAACAGGTCTATCGGTTTTCTGTACAAGAGGCTGTGGATTATGCCAAACAGAATAGCGTACAAGTAAAAAATGCCTTGTTAGATTATAAGATCCAGAATGAAACAAATAATCAAATTACAGCGCAGGCTTACCCTCAGTTAAGTTTGTCTGGAAATGCACAAGATTATCTGGATATTCCAACCCAGTTGGTCCCGGCAGAATTCTTTGGTGGAAAGCCTGGTACTTATGAACCTATTCAGTTCGGAACAAAGTATATGGTTACCGGTAATATTACGGCCTCACAACTATTGTTTGATGGGCAGGTATTTGTAGGATTGCAAGCCCGTAAAACCGCTTTAGAATTGGCGCAGAAACAGACAGAGGTATCTGAAGAAATGATCAAAGCTAATGTGGAGAAGATCTATTATCAACTGGTAGTAGGTAAGCAGCAGATAAGTACTTTAACTGCGAATATTGAACGCACTTCAAATCTACTAAAAGACACAAAAGCTATGTTTAAACAGGGTTTTGCAGAAAAATTGGATATTGACAAATTAAATGTTCAACTCAGTAACCTGGAAACAGAGAAATCTAAAGCACAAAGTCAATTGGATGCCGGCAACAGCGGCTTGAAATTTTTGATGAACCTTCCGCAAAAAGATTCGTTGATTCTTACTGATTCTATTACTGAAGATAAAATCAAAGAAGGGATGCTCAATAATGATTACAATTATACGGATAGAAAGGATTATCAGGCGTTGGAGACATCCAGGAAATTGGGAGAATTTAATATTAAAAGATATAAATTAAGTCAAATTCCAAAATTATCACTCATCGGCAGTTACAGCAAGAATGCGCAACGTAACGATTTCTCTTTCTTTAAAGGAGGTGCTGAAGGGAATTGGTATACCAATTCTTATATCGGCCTAAACTTATCTTACTCTATTTTTGATGGCTTCTCGAGACGTTCAAATTTAAGAATGGCAAAATTAGATCTTCAGAAAACAGATAATAATATGGAACAATTGCGTGCTTCGATTGACAATGACGTAACACAAGCTAAGGTGCAAATTTCTAATGCTATTCTCACTATGGACAATCAAAAGCAAAACATGCTTTTAGCGGAAGATGTTTACAATACAACTAAGAAGAAATTCGAGGCCGGTGTAGGTAGTAATCAGGAAATATACAATGCAGAAGCGGATTTGAAAACAGCGCAAAACAATTATTATTCTGCACTTTATGATGCCATCATCGCCAAAATTAATTATTTACAAGCAACCGGGAAATTATAA